The Novosphingobium kaempferiae genome includes a window with the following:
- a CDS encoding molybdopterin molybdotransferase MoeA: protein MDRVTAPPLPLEEAQARLLALASPLTIEHVDVEGALGRYLAEPLHARRTQPAASLSAMDGYAVAGLNLTGPWRVVGESAAGHPYIGTIAIGEAVRISTGAVLPADASAVILQEDLARHGDEISLTGEAPVPATKHIRPRGMDFIEGAEILPRGKPVGPAQTALAIAAGHKYLPVSRKPRVVIIDSGDELAADPEHCAPHQIPASNGAMLLALAGSTAVDARRIGPVPDTIKAITSTFEASSDADLIVTSGGASVGDHDLIRPALERWGASIDFWRVAIKPGKPILVATRDTNGRRQIVLGLPGNPVSSYVTAYHFMLPMLRAMLGAAQPLPMHFTASLGEPLRANGKRREFLRGWWNGETVIANPLQDSGALSSIAASNVLIDRAAFAEDARVNDKVQIYLLQNGGIA, encoded by the coding sequence ATGGACCGAGTAACCGCGCCCCCCCTTCCCCTGGAGGAAGCGCAGGCGCGGCTTCTTGCCTTGGCATCTCCGCTCACGATCGAGCACGTCGATGTGGAAGGCGCTCTCGGGCGATATCTCGCCGAGCCGCTCCATGCCCGCCGGACCCAGCCTGCGGCCAGCCTCTCAGCGATGGACGGTTATGCCGTCGCTGGTTTGAACCTCACCGGCCCCTGGCGTGTCGTGGGAGAAAGCGCGGCGGGTCATCCGTATATCGGCACTATCGCAATCGGCGAGGCCGTCCGCATCTCCACCGGCGCGGTGTTGCCCGCTGACGCATCGGCAGTAATTCTCCAAGAAGATCTGGCGCGCCATGGCGACGAGATATCGCTGACCGGCGAAGCGCCCGTTCCCGCAACGAAGCATATCCGCCCTCGCGGCATGGACTTCATCGAAGGCGCTGAAATCCTGCCTAGAGGCAAGCCGGTCGGTCCCGCACAGACGGCCCTCGCCATCGCGGCAGGACACAAGTACCTGCCCGTATCCCGCAAGCCCCGCGTCGTCATCATCGACAGCGGCGACGAACTTGCTGCCGACCCGGAGCACTGCGCGCCTCACCAAATCCCCGCCAGTAACGGCGCGATGCTCCTGGCTTTGGCGGGTTCAACCGCCGTCGATGCCCGGCGGATCGGCCCGGTTCCCGATACGATCAAGGCCATTACCTCCACTTTCGAGGCATCGTCCGACGCCGACCTCATCGTAACCAGCGGCGGAGCATCGGTAGGCGATCACGACCTCATCCGTCCCGCTCTCGAACGATGGGGTGCCAGCATCGATTTCTGGCGCGTGGCGATCAAGCCGGGCAAACCCATTCTAGTGGCCACGCGCGACACAAATGGCCGCCGCCAGATCGTGCTTGGACTTCCCGGAAATCCGGTGTCGAGCTACGTCACCGCCTATCATTTCATGCTACCCATGCTCCGCGCGATGCTTGGCGCTGCACAGCCATTACCGATGCACTTCACGGCCTCGTTAGGCGAACCGTTGCGTGCCAACGGAAAGCGTCGCGAATTCTTGCGCGGATGGTGGAATGGGGAAACCGTCATCGCCAATCCCTTGCAGGACAGCGGCGCACTTTCCTCCATTGCGGCCAGCAATGTCCTTATCGACCGCGCCGCATTTGCCGAAGACGCGCGGGTGAACGACAAGGTTCAAATCTATCTGCTTCAGAATGGCGGTATTGCTTAA
- the trpC gene encoding indole-3-glycerol phosphate synthase TrpC, protein MSDKLTEICDTKREEVAARKVLATLSDLDARASQQTAPRGFEAALRAKAAGDYALIAEIKKASPSKGLIREDFRPSEHAVAYEKGGAACLSTLTDAPYFQGHEDFLIAARAACALPVIRKDFMIDPWQVVEARAIGADAILIIVAALDDVLMAEIEAAAHERGMDCLVEVHNESEMDRASRLKSRLIGVNNRDLKRFATDISTTERLAPLAPEGTLLVSESGINTHADLERLSASGARTFLVGESLMRQADIEAATRMLLTGI, encoded by the coding sequence ATGTCCGACAAGCTTACCGAAATCTGCGATACCAAGCGCGAGGAAGTCGCGGCCCGCAAGGTGCTCGCCACCCTGTCAGACCTCGATGCACGGGCTTCGCAGCAAACCGCGCCGCGCGGTTTCGAGGCAGCGCTTCGCGCAAAGGCCGCCGGCGACTACGCGCTGATTGCGGAAATCAAGAAAGCTTCACCATCCAAAGGATTGATCCGAGAAGATTTTCGTCCTTCAGAACACGCGGTCGCTTATGAAAAGGGCGGCGCAGCCTGCCTCTCGACCCTGACCGATGCACCCTATTTCCAGGGCCACGAGGATTTCCTGATCGCCGCCCGCGCCGCGTGTGCGCTGCCGGTAATCCGCAAGGACTTCATGATCGATCCGTGGCAGGTCGTCGAGGCCCGCGCCATCGGTGCCGACGCCATCCTCATCATCGTCGCTGCGCTGGACGACGTGCTCATGGCGGAGATCGAGGCTGCAGCGCACGAACGGGGGATGGACTGCCTCGTCGAAGTTCACAATGAATCCGAGATGGATCGTGCAAGCCGCTTGAAATCCAGACTTATCGGCGTGAACAATCGCGACCTGAAGCGCTTCGCAACCGATATCTCGACGACCGAGCGCCTCGCCCCGTTGGCACCGGAAGGCACGCTGCTCGTCAGCGAAAGTGGGATCAACACCCACGCCGATCTCGAACGCCTGTCCGCAAGCGGCGCACGCACGTTCCTCGTCGGTGAGAGCCTCATGCGTCAGGCCGACATCGAAGCCGCAACGCGGATGCTCCTTACCGGCATTTGA
- a CDS encoding ComEC/Rec2 family competence protein → MAVVERFLSQAGFDRAPWLTVAFATGIIAWFWLPSAPWWAGFCGLCIAVSAIACASFRWCNAWPHAMRALQVLPLLVLAGCIVVWGRSELVGQPPIARPLSGTFTGRVLGVEPQPALERDRLTLAMREPETGRAIKVRVNVPGKASTAELSAGDLVAFKGRLMPPAPPMLPGAYNFARTSWFSGIAATGSAIGEIEVIEPGMDDDAWLSGLRQSLTDHIRERIGERRGGMAAAFVTGDRGGISRSDDEAMRDSGLAHLLSISGLHVSAMVGAVYLIVIRVLALFPWLALRVRLLVLAAGAGALAGVGYTLLSGAEVPTVRSCIGALLVLAAMALGREPLSLRMLAVAAFCVMLLWPEAVTGPSFQMSFGAVLALAAVTTSEPVRHFLGPRGEGLAMRGLRHVGLLLLTGVVIDLALMPIGLYHFHRAGVYGAIANVVAIPLSTFVVMPLLAAALLLDVVGAGAPMWWLAGHAIDLLTGLAHWFASRPGAVNLLPASGTGAFLLFVAGGLWLGLWSGQIRWLGLPPALIGTGLLALAPPADILISGDGRHVGLVDPAGGRLFVLRDGASGYARDNLMEQAGMEGEPMPLDRWPGAVCNRDFCTLEIRRSGITRRLLVSRGRDAVPERALVAACEHSDIVIADRWLPRSCQPRWLKADRASLAETGGLAVYIEDQRIETVAQTQGEHGWWRTAAPNTAVKRAHR, encoded by the coding sequence TTGGCGGTCGTCGAGCGTTTTCTTTCGCAGGCCGGATTCGATCGGGCTCCATGGCTCACGGTAGCCTTCGCAACCGGCATAATTGCGTGGTTTTGGCTGCCTTCGGCGCCATGGTGGGCGGGCTTTTGTGGGCTTTGTATTGCAGTTTCTGCAATTGCTTGCGCGTCCTTTCGTTGGTGCAATGCGTGGCCTCATGCGATGCGGGCGCTTCAGGTGCTGCCGCTGCTTGTGCTGGCGGGATGCATCGTGGTGTGGGGCCGGTCCGAACTGGTCGGCCAACCGCCCATCGCCCGGCCGCTTTCCGGGACATTTACAGGTCGGGTACTGGGCGTCGAACCACAACCGGCACTGGAGCGCGACCGGCTGACGCTCGCCATGCGCGAGCCGGAAACCGGACGCGCCATCAAGGTGCGCGTGAACGTGCCGGGAAAAGCCTCCACCGCGGAGCTTTCGGCGGGCGATCTGGTGGCATTCAAGGGACGACTCATGCCTCCCGCGCCGCCGATGTTGCCGGGAGCATACAACTTCGCGCGTACCTCATGGTTCTCGGGCATCGCGGCGACGGGTTCGGCGATCGGGGAGATCGAAGTCATCGAACCGGGCATGGACGACGACGCATGGCTTTCCGGTCTGCGCCAGTCGCTCACCGATCATATACGCGAGCGCATCGGCGAACGGCGCGGTGGTATGGCCGCTGCCTTCGTCACGGGCGATCGGGGCGGCATTTCCAGATCCGACGACGAAGCGATGCGCGATTCGGGGCTGGCGCATCTGCTTTCGATCAGCGGGCTGCATGTGAGCGCGATGGTGGGTGCGGTCTACCTGATCGTCATCAGGGTGCTCGCACTGTTTCCCTGGCTGGCGCTGCGGGTCAGGTTGCTGGTGCTGGCGGCGGGGGCGGGGGCGCTGGCGGGGGTGGGTTATACGCTCCTGTCAGGCGCCGAAGTGCCGACCGTCCGCTCATGCATAGGCGCACTGCTCGTACTCGCTGCCATGGCGCTCGGTCGCGAGCCGCTGTCGCTGCGAATGCTGGCCGTCGCGGCTTTTTGCGTGATGCTGTTGTGGCCGGAGGCGGTGACCGGCCCGAGCTTCCAGATGAGCTTCGGCGCGGTGCTGGCGCTTGCCGCCGTCACGACGTCCGAGCCGGTGCGGCACTTCCTCGGCCCCCGTGGCGAGGGCTTGGCGATGCGCGGGCTGCGCCATGTCGGGCTGCTCCTGCTGACCGGCGTGGTGATCGACCTCGCGCTCATGCCGATCGGCCTGTACCACTTCCACCGAGCGGGCGTGTACGGGGCGATCGCCAATGTCGTGGCGATCCCGCTGTCGACATTCGTCGTCATGCCGCTGCTGGCCGCCGCGCTCCTGCTGGATGTGGTCGGGGCAGGTGCGCCGATGTGGTGGCTGGCGGGCCATGCCATCGATCTGCTCACCGGCCTGGCGCACTGGTTCGCATCCCGACCCGGAGCCGTGAACCTCCTTCCGGCCTCGGGAACGGGTGCCTTCCTCCTGTTCGTGGCTGGGGGACTCTGGCTGGGCCTGTGGAGCGGCCAAATCCGTTGGCTGGGCCTGCCACCGGCACTGATCGGCACGGGGCTGCTGGCGCTGGCTCCACCTGCCGATATCCTGATTTCAGGTGATGGCCGTCATGTCGGTCTGGTCGATCCTGCAGGCGGCCGCCTCTTCGTCCTGCGAGATGGCGCGAGCGGTTACGCGCGGGACAACCTCATGGAACAAGCTGGCATGGAAGGCGAGCCAATGCCGCTCGACCGCTGGCCGGGCGCCGTCTGCAACCGGGACTTCTGCACTCTGGAGATCAGGCGTTCCGGCATCACCCGTCGCCTTCTCGTGTCCCGTGGCCGCGATGCAGTGCCTGAACGCGCCCTGGTCGCCGCCTGCGAGCATAGCGACATCGTCATCGCCGACCGATGGCTGCCGCGCAGTTGCCAGCCTCGATGGCTCAAAGCCGACCGCGCTTCGCTGGCCGAGACCGGTGGCCTTGCCGTTTATATCGAAGACCAGCGCATCGAAACCGTGGCTCAGACGCAAGGCGAACATGGCTGGTGGCGAACGGCGGCGCCCAACACGGCAGTTAAGCGTGCGCATCGCTAG
- the gltX gene encoding glutamate--tRNA ligase produces the protein MASGSASGEATGKEAPMLRPVVTRFAPSPTGYLHIGGARTALFNWLFARHHGGKYLLRIEDTDRARSTDSAIDAIFDGLSWLGLDGDEAPVFQFARSDRHAQVAAQLMESGNAYRCYLTQEELAERRQKAQEERRPFRIDSEWRDADPSTWPADRSWVVRVKAPRDGETTIEDLVQGSVTVQNEEIDDFVILRSDGTPTYMLAVVVDDNDMGVTHVLRGDDHLNNAFRQLVIIRGMGWDVPVYGHVPLIHGSDGAKLSKRHGALGVDAYRDEMGLLPEAVFNYLLRLGWGHGDEEIISREQAIEWFDMVDVGKSPSRFDLAKLQNLNGHYVREADDVRLAGLVEARLDGVDGDGPADLLVRAMPVLKVRAKDLNELAEGSAFLFAKRPLAMSEKALALLTVEGRERLAAIHERLSGQADWTLEALEANLKAMAEALGLGLGKLAQPLRAALTGQTTSPGIFDVLVLLGREESLARIGEQAQVPAGSQS, from the coding sequence ATGGCAAGCGGCAGTGCATCGGGCGAAGCGACTGGCAAGGAGGCCCCAATGCTCCGCCCTGTCGTCACGCGCTTTGCTCCATCGCCGACCGGCTATCTCCACATTGGCGGCGCCCGCACGGCGCTGTTCAACTGGCTCTTCGCGCGCCACCATGGCGGCAAGTACCTCCTGCGCATCGAGGACACCGATCGCGCCCGTTCGACGGATTCTGCGATCGACGCGATCTTCGACGGCCTGTCGTGGCTTGGCCTCGACGGTGACGAGGCGCCGGTGTTCCAGTTCGCGCGTTCGGACCGCCATGCGCAAGTGGCCGCGCAGCTCATGGAGAGCGGCAACGCCTATCGCTGCTACCTGACCCAGGAAGAACTCGCCGAGCGCCGTCAGAAGGCGCAGGAAGAGCGCCGGCCGTTCCGCATCGACAGCGAATGGCGCGACGCCGATCCCTCGACCTGGCCCGCCGACCGTTCGTGGGTCGTGCGCGTCAAGGCGCCGCGTGACGGCGAGACGACGATCGAAGATCTCGTCCAGGGCTCCGTGACCGTGCAGAACGAGGAAATCGACGATTTCGTCATCCTGCGCAGCGACGGCACGCCGACCTACATGCTGGCCGTGGTGGTGGACGACAACGACATGGGCGTGACGCACGTCCTGCGCGGCGACGATCACCTCAACAACGCCTTCCGCCAGCTCGTAATCATCCGCGGCATGGGCTGGGACGTGCCGGTTTACGGCCACGTTCCGCTGATCCACGGTTCGGACGGCGCCAAGCTGTCGAAGCGCCACGGCGCGCTGGGCGTCGACGCCTATCGCGACGAGATGGGCCTGCTGCCCGAAGCGGTGTTCAACTACCTGCTGCGCCTCGGCTGGGGCCACGGTGATGAGGAAATCATCAGCCGCGAGCAGGCGATCGAATGGTTCGACATGGTCGACGTGGGCAAGAGCCCGTCGCGCTTCGACCTTGCCAAGCTACAGAATCTCAACGGGCATTATGTGCGCGAGGCCGACGACGTGCGGCTCGCAGGTCTCGTCGAAGCGCGCCTCGATGGCGTGGACGGCGATGGACCTGCCGACCTGCTGGTCCGCGCCATGCCCGTGCTCAAGGTCCGTGCAAAGGACCTGAACGAACTTGCAGAAGGCTCTGCCTTCCTCTTCGCCAAGCGCCCGCTCGCCATGAGCGAGAAGGCGCTGGCTCTCCTGACCGTCGAGGGGCGCGAGCGCCTTGCGGCGATTCACGAGCGCCTGTCCGGCCAGGCCGACTGGACTCTTGAGGCATTGGAAGCCAACCTGAAGGCAATGGCCGAGGCCCTCGGATTGGGACTCGGCAAGCTCGCGCAACCCTTGCGGGCAGCCCTGACGGGTCAGACGACTTCGCCGGGGATTTTCGACGTACTGGTACTGCTC
- the moaC gene encoding cyclic pyranopterin monophosphate synthase MoaC — protein MSKTLTHIDSEGTARMVDVGAKSPTQRFAVASGRITMSAEALDAIKAGDAPKGDVLGTARIAGIMAAKRTADLIPMCHPLALDAVNIDFTFEADAIRATATASLTGKTGIEMEAITATSIALITIYDMAKALDKSMVIGEIRLVEKRGGKSGHWKAAGWTE, from the coding sequence ATGAGCAAGACCCTTACGCACATCGATTCCGAAGGCACGGCCCGCATGGTGGATGTAGGCGCCAAATCGCCTACACAACGCTTCGCAGTCGCTTCGGGGCGCATCACGATGTCGGCGGAGGCGCTGGATGCCATCAAGGCCGGAGATGCGCCGAAGGGCGATGTTCTTGGCACAGCGCGGATCGCCGGGATCATGGCGGCCAAGCGGACTGCCGACCTCATACCGATGTGCCATCCGCTCGCGCTGGATGCCGTGAACATCGACTTCACGTTCGAGGCCGATGCGATCCGCGCCACTGCGACTGCTTCGCTGACAGGCAAGACAGGCATAGAAATGGAAGCAATAACAGCGACTTCCATCGCACTCATAACGATTTACGACATGGCCAAAGCCTTGGACAAAAGCATGGTCATCGGCGAAATCCGCCTCGTCGAGAAGCGTGGCGGCAAGTCCGGCCACTGGAAAGCTGCAGGATGGACCGAGTAA
- the lexA gene encoding transcriptional repressor LexA produces the protein MLTRKQHELLRFIQTRLEDSGISPSFEEMKEALDLKSKSGVHRLISALEERGFIRRLPNRARALEVLRQPDNAGTKPSRATATNDDTGIAAIQPARSAPQPANDVIEIPLHGRIAAGVPIEALEGQSMLPVPAALLGSGEHYALEVSGDSMVEAGILDGDFALVKRTNSARDGEIVVALIRGEEATLKYLRRESGMVRLDPANAAYEPQIYGPDEVEVQGKLAGLLRRYN, from the coding sequence ATGTTGACGCGCAAGCAGCACGAATTGCTCCGGTTCATCCAGACGCGTCTCGAAGACAGCGGCATTTCCCCGAGCTTCGAGGAAATGAAGGAAGCACTCGATCTCAAGTCGAAATCGGGCGTTCACCGGCTGATTTCTGCGCTGGAGGAGCGCGGCTTCATCCGCCGCCTGCCCAATCGTGCCCGCGCCCTAGAAGTGCTGCGCCAACCCGACAATGCCGGGACGAAGCCCTCGCGCGCCACGGCCACTAACGACGACACCGGCATCGCGGCGATTCAGCCTGCGCGAAGCGCGCCGCAGCCTGCCAATGACGTCATCGAAATCCCGCTGCACGGCCGCATCGCTGCCGGCGTACCGATCGAGGCGCTGGAAGGGCAGTCCATGCTACCTGTTCCCGCTGCGCTTCTCGGATCAGGAGAACACTACGCGCTCGAGGTTTCCGGCGACTCGATGGTCGAAGCCGGTATTCTCGATGGCGACTTTGCACTTGTGAAGCGCACCAACTCGGCGCGCGACGGCGAAATCGTCGTGGCCCTCATCCGTGGTGAAGAAGCGACGCTGAAGTATCTCCGGCGCGAATCTGGCATGGTTCGGCTTGACCCGGCCAATGCCGCGTACGAGCCGCAGATCTACGGACCGGATGAAGTCGAGGTCCAGGGCAAGCTCGCCGGCCTGCTTCGTCGCTACAATTGA